The proteins below are encoded in one region of Treponema primitia ZAS-1:
- a CDS encoding amidohydrolase family protein, with amino-acid sequence MVYDIWIRNARIIDPRRNLDQKGDLFIYNGKIMPPPASVPEADEIVDAEGCFAFPGLIDFHTHLARGLTDIGLAPDVMTLPNGVTAAVDAGSSGWANYEIYRKGVAASSEITIRNFINVSPNGFVIEPYFEDVDPVKYDRKRLAFLFDKYPNELLGLKVRVGKPSSKHLGVMPIAASVELGKELGVRLASHVVEPESPYSEVLAPMRKDDILCHCFQGKGPYSILDSNGKVQKVVREARDRGVVFDAASGRANYSFGIAQKALDDGFYPDIISTDVVTYSIYRRKVFALPYVMSAYLGMGMPLMDVIRAVTDTPAKLMNLPGVIGTLAPGAHADIAIFKLQEKKMGFKDQFNNVVDGKGLLVPQMTVKDGWIMYRQITFMDW; translated from the coding sequence ATGGTGTATGATATTTGGATCCGTAATGCAAGAATTATTGACCCGCGGAGAAATCTGGATCAGAAGGGTGACCTATTTATCTATAATGGAAAAATTATGCCGCCCCCCGCTTCAGTGCCTGAAGCAGACGAGATTGTAGATGCCGAGGGGTGCTTTGCCTTTCCGGGGCTCATTGATTTTCATACCCATCTGGCCCGGGGCCTGACCGATATCGGGCTTGCCCCGGATGTAATGACCCTGCCGAATGGGGTAACCGCAGCGGTGGACGCCGGATCATCAGGGTGGGCTAACTATGAAATTTACCGGAAAGGGGTTGCCGCTTCCAGTGAAATCACCATCCGTAATTTCATCAACGTCTCTCCCAACGGGTTTGTTATTGAGCCTTACTTTGAAGATGTGGATCCCGTTAAATACGATCGAAAACGTCTTGCCTTCCTTTTTGATAAATATCCGAATGAGCTGCTCGGCCTTAAAGTTCGGGTTGGAAAGCCTTCGTCAAAACATCTTGGGGTCATGCCCATTGCGGCATCGGTGGAGCTTGGAAAAGAATTGGGGGTACGACTGGCAAGCCACGTGGTGGAACCGGAATCACCCTACTCGGAAGTCCTCGCTCCTATGCGGAAGGACGATATTCTTTGCCATTGCTTTCAAGGCAAAGGCCCCTATTCCATTTTGGACAGTAATGGTAAGGTACAGAAGGTAGTTCGGGAAGCCCGGGATCGGGGGGTTGTTTTTGACGCCGCATCGGGCCGGGCAAATTATAGTTTTGGTATTGCCCAAAAAGCTTTGGACGACGGCTTTTATCCCGATATTATCAGTACCGATGTGGTCACCTATAGTATCTACCGCCGCAAGGTATTTGCGCTGCCCTATGTCATGTCTGCCTATCTGGGTATGGGAATGCCTCTCATGGATGTTATCAGAGCGGTCACCGATACTCCAGCTAAGCTCATGAACCTGCCCGGTGTTATCGGTACCTTGGCCCCGGGGGCACATGCAGATATTGCAATCTTCAAACTCCAGGAAAAAAAGATGGGGTTCAAGGATCAGTTCAACAATGTGGTGGATGGGAAGGGGCTCTTGGTTCCCCAAATGACGGTTAAGGACGGTTGGATTATGTACCGGCAAATTACCTTCATGGACTGGTAA
- a CDS encoding sigma 54-interacting transcriptional regulator: MKEILLVAPYEQMYESARRILRDTKYRSVEVVSGNLAEGLALAINGVESHARVIISRGGTYRLIKQANIGIPVVEIRSSPFDVIESLSAAMEKGRPLAIVGYSNINNYDEKFLRKLVKTKLTIVNLGETDDVRQVVSNCAAQGYTMFLGDAVVKNVCDEAGYDCYLQESGSSAIQAAMDEALRICMVLKQEIELARRLRAVIDFVHDGVITVDGQGMVILFNAIACNLLGVKQERILGESIDTLSDLPFLRGMKGGDQIVDQTFKIGSRLLSVSTIPVFMENDSFGSVVIIRDIQELQAYEQKLRVALSDKGFVARHTFESIVHGSGEIAHCISIAKKFSHYNASILIEGESGVGKELFAQSIHNYGIHRNGPFVAVNCAVLPKSLIESELFGYVEGAFTGSRKGGKAGYFELAHKGTLFLDEIGELPLDVQAQLLRVVQEKEVMRLGDTKILPVEVRLICATNKNLIEMVHQGLFRKDLLFRINTLSLYIPPLAKRREDIELLAAHFLALFCKTYNKAIGGFSPKAAAYLHTYHYEGNVREFSGMIERAVIICEENMIRLSDLQSGLREDGGIPEFGSYPFPIPVDLDDMEKNHIRRILADNGHSMTKTAAALGISRSTLWRKIQSFNI, encoded by the coding sequence GTGAAAGAGATATTACTTGTTGCTCCCTACGAACAGATGTATGAATCCGCCAGACGGATTCTGCGGGACACAAAATACCGATCCGTTGAAGTGGTCTCAGGTAATCTGGCAGAGGGACTCGCCCTGGCCATAAATGGAGTAGAATCCCACGCGCGGGTTATCATTTCCCGGGGCGGGACCTATCGGCTAATCAAACAAGCGAATATCGGTATACCGGTGGTGGAGATCCGTTCCAGCCCCTTTGATGTGATCGAATCCCTTTCGGCAGCCATGGAAAAAGGTCGGCCCCTGGCTATTGTGGGCTATTCCAATATCAACAACTACGATGAAAAATTTCTACGGAAACTCGTAAAGACCAAGCTTACCATTGTTAACCTTGGCGAAACGGATGATGTAAGGCAGGTGGTGTCCAACTGTGCAGCCCAGGGCTATACCATGTTCCTTGGGGATGCGGTAGTAAAAAATGTCTGTGATGAAGCCGGGTACGATTGCTATCTTCAGGAAAGCGGTAGTTCCGCCATCCAGGCGGCTATGGACGAGGCCCTGCGAATATGCATGGTCCTCAAGCAGGAAATCGAACTGGCCCGGCGGCTGCGGGCGGTGATAGATTTTGTCCACGATGGGGTTATTACCGTGGACGGGCAGGGGATGGTCATCCTATTTAACGCTATTGCCTGTAATTTGCTTGGGGTTAAACAGGAAAGAATTCTGGGAGAATCTATTGATACCCTTTCGGATCTGCCCTTTCTCCGGGGCATGAAGGGAGGCGATCAAATTGTGGATCAGACCTTTAAGATTGGCAGCCGGCTCCTCTCGGTTTCTACCATTCCGGTTTTTATGGAAAACGATTCCTTCGGTTCGGTGGTCATTATTCGGGATATACAGGAACTACAGGCCTACGAGCAAAAACTGCGGGTGGCCCTGTCTGACAAGGGTTTTGTTGCCCGGCATACCTTTGAATCCATTGTCCATGGAAGCGGCGAAATAGCCCATTGTATTTCCATTGCGAAAAAATTCAGCCACTATAACGCTTCAATTTTAATTGAGGGGGAAAGCGGGGTAGGAAAGGAGCTTTTCGCCCAGAGTATCCACAATTACGGTATCCATCGAAACGGTCCCTTTGTGGCGGTTAATTGCGCGGTCCTGCCGAAGTCCTTAATTGAAAGTGAATTGTTCGGCTATGTGGAAGGAGCCTTTACGGGGAGCCGGAAGGGCGGTAAGGCCGGTTATTTTGAACTGGCCCATAAGGGGACCCTCTTCCTGGATGAAATCGGAGAACTTCCCCTGGATGTGCAGGCACAACTCCTCAGGGTTGTTCAGGAAAAGGAAGTGATGCGCCTGGGGGATACCAAAATTCTCCCCGTGGAGGTCAGGCTTATTTGCGCCACCAATAAAAACCTGATTGAGATGGTACACCAGGGTCTTTTTCGGAAGGACCTGTTGTTCAGGATAAATACCCTATCCCTGTATATCCCGCCCCTGGCAAAACGGCGGGAGGATATTGAATTGCTGGCAGCCCATTTCCTGGCGCTATTCTGCAAGACCTATAATAAGGCTATAGGAGGATTTTCCCCCAAAGCTGCTGCGTATCTGCATACGTATCATTATGAAGGAAATGTCCGTGAATTCAGCGGTATGATTGAACGGGCGGTTATTATCTGTGAAGAAAACATGATCCGCCTTTCGGATCTGCAGAGTGGCCTACGGGAGGATGGGGGTATCCCGGAATTCGGCTCATATCCCTTCCCTATTCCGGTGGATCTTGATGACATGGAAAAAAATCATATCCGTCGGATATTAGCGGATAATGGCCATTCCATGACCAAGACCGCAGCGGCACTAGGAATAAGCCGGTCAACCCTGTGGCGTAAAATTCAAAGCTTCAATATTTGA
- a CDS encoding TRAP transporter large permease, with protein sequence MNLSLFFILLGVSFFIAVPIGVVFAGISILPNLLSPSFPFTAEAALRSMVSGLDSFPILAIPLFMLSGVIMAGGKISEKIFNFFAYFVGDKTAGFPCAVVITCLFYGAISGSGPATTAAVGAMAIPFLTGMGYDIVFASSLVAISGGLGVIIPPSIPFIVYSSVANTSTSNLFIAGIIPGILIAFFLMLYAYIYCKKHGEDKAKLHENYLNIRAKGLGHLFLDSFWALLTPVIILGSIYGGIASPTEAAGISIFYALFVSMVIYKTIKVKDLLQILRDGVRTYSAILFIIATAVTFGRVLALLRVSTSVSAGILSVVSSKVGVLLFINFILLIAGMIADPLVSIMILTPVFLPVVNSVGIDLTHFGIIMVVNLAVGFVTPPMGMNLFVTSNLTGIPAMMLAKKIMPFIAFFVVAIILINAIPGLSLILIKK encoded by the coding sequence ATGAACCTCAGTTTATTTTTTATTCTGCTTGGGGTTAGTTTTTTTATAGCCGTCCCAATCGGTGTGGTGTTCGCGGGAATTTCTATATTACCCAATTTGTTAAGCCCATCCTTCCCCTTTACGGCAGAAGCGGCCCTTCGTAGTATGGTAAGCGGATTAGACAGCTTCCCCATCCTCGCGATACCGCTTTTTATGCTTTCTGGGGTTATTATGGCGGGTGGAAAGATCTCCGAAAAAATTTTCAATTTTTTCGCTTATTTTGTCGGCGATAAAACTGCGGGTTTCCCCTGCGCGGTTGTTATTACCTGCCTTTTTTACGGAGCAATTTCCGGCTCCGGTCCTGCGACTACCGCCGCGGTAGGGGCCATGGCAATCCCCTTTCTTACCGGCATGGGGTATGATATTGTTTTTGCATCATCCCTTGTGGCGATCTCAGGCGGTTTAGGGGTAATAATTCCGCCGAGCATTCCGTTTATTGTGTATAGCTCGGTGGCGAATACCTCAACATCAAACCTGTTCATCGCCGGTATTATCCCCGGTATTCTTATCGCTTTTTTCCTGATGCTCTATGCCTATATCTATTGTAAAAAACACGGAGAGGATAAGGCAAAGCTTCACGAAAATTATTTGAATATCCGCGCTAAGGGATTGGGGCATCTTTTCCTTGATAGCTTTTGGGCGCTTCTGACTCCGGTAATTATTCTGGGAAGTATCTATGGCGGAATCGCAAGTCCCACGGAAGCGGCGGGAATTTCCATCTTTTATGCTCTTTTTGTCAGCATGGTTATATATAAAACAATTAAGGTAAAGGATTTACTACAAATATTAAGAGACGGTGTAAGAACATATTCGGCAATTCTTTTTATTATCGCTACCGCGGTAACCTTCGGGCGGGTACTTGCGCTGCTCAGAGTTTCTACCAGTGTAAGTGCCGGGATACTTTCCGTGGTTTCGAGTAAAGTTGGTGTTCTCCTGTTTATCAATTTTATCCTGCTCATCGCCGGTATGATCGCAGATCCCCTGGTTTCAATCATGATACTTACCCCAGTATTCCTGCCGGTTGTCAACAGTGTAGGGATCGATCTTACCCATTTCGGTATCATCATGGTGGTAAACCTTGCGGTTGGCTTTGTAACCCCGCCAATGGGTATGAATCTCTTTGTTACCAGTAATCTTACCGGTATTCCTGCTATGATGCTGGCCAAAAAAATTATGCCCTTCATCGCGTTTTTTGTGGTTGCTATTATTTTAATCAATGCGATTCCAGGCTTAAGCCTGATCCTAATAAAGAAATAA
- a CDS encoding TRAP transporter substrate-binding protein yields MSSLKKTIAVVGTVVLLTVLFVSCNGKSGQSENASGKTVSGPEYNFNIGFSPNEESINYAIATKAKELMEQKSNGRVTMTVYPNSQLGKDRETIEGTIAGNVDFVLLVTPLYVDFVPAVAVFDLPNIFPDLETARKTLDGPALPAMQAAFEQYGLKLFSFSDAGFREMSTSKPVRSIADFTGQKIRVMENKNHIEYWRSLGANPTPMDFAEVYISLQQKTIDAQENPYDLIITSKFYEVQNAVVETNHILHILTPAMNLARYNSLPADVQKIVADSIDEATKYGRQVADQRIAGYKQTIRDNKNEIITIPEDMRLEIVRRSQSVVKMVRDQIGDQLVDQVLAAVESVSK; encoded by the coding sequence ATGAGCAGTTTGAAAAAAACAATCGCCGTGGTTGGTACCGTAGTGTTACTGACCGTCCTGTTCGTGTCCTGCAACGGTAAATCCGGGCAGTCGGAAAATGCCTCCGGAAAAACCGTTTCCGGTCCGGAGTACAATTTTAACATCGGATTTTCGCCGAATGAAGAAAGCATTAACTATGCTATCGCAACAAAGGCGAAGGAACTTATGGAACAAAAAAGCAATGGACGGGTTACCATGACGGTATACCCGAACAGCCAACTCGGCAAAGACCGGGAAACTATTGAGGGAACCATCGCCGGTAATGTTGATTTTGTGCTTTTAGTTACTCCCCTGTATGTAGATTTTGTACCTGCGGTAGCGGTCTTTGACCTGCCAAATATTTTCCCAGATCTTGAAACCGCGCGAAAAACACTGGACGGCCCGGCTCTTCCGGCGATGCAGGCTGCGTTTGAACAATACGGCCTTAAACTCTTTTCCTTCTCTGATGCGGGATTTCGGGAAATGTCTACCAGTAAACCGGTACGTTCTATCGCAGATTTTACCGGGCAGAAAATCCGCGTTATGGAAAATAAAAATCATATCGAATACTGGAGATCCTTGGGAGCAAACCCGACCCCGATGGATTTTGCCGAAGTGTATATCAGCCTGCAGCAAAAAACTATTGACGCGCAGGAAAATCCCTACGATCTCATCATTACCTCAAAATTTTATGAGGTCCAGAACGCGGTTGTGGAAACTAATCATATCTTGCATATCCTGACCCCGGCTATGAATCTTGCACGGTACAACAGCCTACCTGCGGATGTTCAGAAAATCGTTGCGGATTCAATTGATGAGGCAACCAAATACGGCAGGCAAGTGGCGGATCAGCGTATTGCGGGATATAAACAGACTATCCGTGATAATAAAAATGAAATTATCACTATCCCGGAAGATATGCGGCTTGAAATTGTCAGGAGATCCCAGAGTGTTGTTAAAATGGTGCGGGATCAAATCGGAGATCAACTGGTTGACCAGGTTCTTGCAGCGGTCGAATCGGTGAGTAAATAA
- the pdxA gene encoding 4-hydroxythreonine-4-phosphate dehydrogenase PdxA: protein MSKKPILGITMGDPSGCGPEITIKALGQKKIYEVCKPLVVGDARVLEKAAREAIKRQDLVIHPVSSVGECLFTYGTIDVFDLHNVELDKLKIGKVDAMSGDAAFTSVKKVIELALAGDIDATITNPLNKEALNLAGHHYSGHTEIYADLTKTKDYSMMLADDALRVVHVSTHVSLREACDRVKKDRVLKVIELAHTTCKSLGIENPRIAVAGLNPHAGENGMFGREEIDEIIPAIEAAKTKGINADGPIPPDTVFAKAHGGLYDIVVAMYHDQGHIPLKVLGFQYDKTAEKWQAVNGVNITLGLPIIRSSVDHGTAFGHAWQGSANESSLVNAIEYGITLAVNKK from the coding sequence ATGAGTAAAAAACCAATTCTTGGGATTACTATGGGGGATCCGTCGGGATGCGGCCCGGAGATAACCATTAAAGCCCTGGGACAAAAAAAAATCTACGAGGTCTGTAAACCTCTAGTGGTGGGTGATGCCCGTGTTTTGGAGAAAGCCGCCCGGGAGGCAATAAAACGACAGGATCTGGTTATTCATCCCGTATCGTCCGTGGGAGAATGCCTTTTTACCTATGGAACTATAGATGTATTTGATCTGCACAATGTGGAACTTGATAAGCTAAAAATTGGTAAGGTAGACGCCATGAGCGGTGACGCTGCCTTTACTTCGGTAAAGAAGGTAATTGAGCTGGCCCTGGCGGGGGATATCGACGCTACCATTACTAATCCGCTTAATAAGGAAGCGCTTAATTTGGCGGGGCATCATTACTCAGGGCATACGGAAATTTACGCTGACCTGACGAAAACGAAGGATTATTCCATGATGCTGGCGGACGATGCCCTCCGGGTTGTCCATGTTTCCACCCATGTTTCCCTGCGGGAGGCCTGTGACCGGGTAAAAAAAGACCGGGTCCTCAAGGTGATTGAACTTGCCCATACTACCTGCAAGAGCCTGGGCATTGAAAACCCACGGATCGCCGTGGCGGGGTTAAATCCCCACGCGGGGGAAAACGGGATGTTTGGCCGGGAAGAAATTGACGAGATTATTCCTGCCATAGAAGCGGCCAAGACAAAGGGGATCAATGCCGATGGCCCCATTCCGCCGGATACGGTTTTTGCCAAGGCCCACGGAGGTTTGTACGACATCGTGGTGGCCATGTACCACGATCAGGGTCATATACCCCTCAAGGTGCTGGGGTTCCAATACGACAAGACTGCGGAAAAATGGCAGGCGGTCAACGGGGTTAATATCACCCTGGGGCTGCCAATCATCAGGAGTTCCGTGGATCACGGGACCGCATTCGGTCATGCATGGCAGGGTTCTGCTAATGAGTCAAGTCTGGTAAATGCTATCGAATATGGCATTACCTTGGCGGTGAATAAAAAGTAA
- a CDS encoding TRAP transporter small permease → MSAVKWLDKYFEETLLIIFLVIITFLTGLQVFMRYVLNASLTWSEELNRYSQVWSGFLCVGYCIKKSCDIKIDMFTLMLPKIVRKILNLAISLISIVLFAIFTKAAWGIIEKILVSGQTSAALKLPMQYLYGAPLVGFGLGFLRLIQSIIRQFRPGTENSKEVPV, encoded by the coding sequence TTGTCGGCAGTTAAATGGTTGGATAAGTATTTTGAGGAAACGCTTTTGATAATTTTTTTAGTGATAATAACATTTTTAACGGGTTTACAGGTATTTATGCGTTACGTACTGAACGCCTCCCTTACATGGAGCGAAGAATTAAACCGATATTCCCAGGTATGGTCAGGTTTTCTTTGTGTCGGGTATTGTATCAAGAAAAGCTGCGATATCAAAATTGATATGTTTACCCTAATGCTTCCAAAGATTGTTCGGAAAATTTTGAACCTAGCCATATCACTTATTTCAATTGTGCTGTTTGCAATTTTTACCAAAGCCGCCTGGGGGATTATCGAAAAAATTCTGGTCAGCGGGCAAACCAGTGCCGCACTAAAGCTTCCCATGCAATACCTGTATGGGGCTCCGCTGGTCGGTTTTGGATTGGGATTTTTGCGGCTTATACAAAGCATTATACGACAGTTTAGACCGGGTACAGAAAACAGCAAGGAGGTACCGGTATGA
- a CDS encoding four-carbon acid sugar kinase family protein translates to MTKPFNRMIILADDLTGANDTAIQFVNQGLSALVITDTKFSDPAAFANYDVISINSDSRGMSAGDAYNTVRDLVVRLGSNQGGDVFYKKIDSVLRGNPAKELAAVMDELDIPLALVAPSFPANQSILEHGMLNSGSGVIDAVKVFAGGMDQRVDSVPLEEIRRGPQVAAEYILSRHADGVKVFVADALTDTDLEEIYRTAATLKKQAVLAGAAALANQVAKSMGREKPWKSPQFLTKRSNSPALILAGTRQGETAAQITTLSRILSVPIIRFRVDLVKQGKCEDAILNAYRAAVEYMAQKPELCIIAVESMFKSEIPTGNVDRNNDGDSDSSAISGALGALAGKLLDTFQFQVMITTGGDTSLGVCQQLGIKGIQPLAEICPGIPIGRITGGTYDGRFIITKSGRFGNSGSLLEIMSYLNIIRRSDE, encoded by the coding sequence GTGACCAAGCCATTTAACCGTATGATAATACTAGCAGACGATCTTACCGGTGCAAATGATACGGCCATTCAATTTGTCAATCAAGGACTGTCCGCTCTGGTAATTACCGATACCAAATTTTCCGATCCCGCCGCTTTTGCTAACTACGATGTCATTTCCATTAACTCCGACAGCCGTGGGATGAGCGCCGGTGATGCCTATAATACGGTCAGGGATCTGGTGGTCCGGCTCGGGTCTAATCAGGGGGGAGATGTTTTTTACAAGAAGATCGACTCCGTACTCCGGGGTAACCCTGCGAAGGAATTGGCCGCGGTGATGGACGAATTGGATATACCCCTGGCTCTGGTGGCCCCCTCATTTCCCGCCAACCAAAGCATCCTTGAACATGGGATGCTTAATTCAGGTTCCGGTGTTATTGACGCGGTTAAGGTCTTTGCCGGAGGAATGGACCAACGGGTAGACAGCGTTCCCCTGGAGGAAATTCGCCGGGGCCCCCAGGTTGCTGCGGAATATATCCTTTCCCGTCATGCCGATGGGGTAAAGGTATTTGTGGCGGATGCCCTCACCGATACGGACCTGGAGGAGATTTACCGAACTGCGGCGACCCTGAAAAAACAGGCCGTTCTGGCGGGTGCGGCGGCCCTGGCGAATCAGGTTGCTAAGAGCATGGGTCGGGAAAAACCCTGGAAATCTCCGCAGTTTTTAACGAAGCGCAGCAACAGTCCGGCGTTGATACTTGCAGGAACCCGGCAGGGCGAAACCGCAGCCCAGATTACGACCCTTTCCCGAATCCTGTCGGTTCCGATTATCCGTTTCCGGGTAGATCTGGTAAAACAGGGCAAGTGTGAGGATGCCATCTTGAATGCGTACCGGGCGGCGGTAGAATACATGGCGCAGAAACCGGAGCTGTGTATTATCGCCGTAGAAAGTATGTTCAAATCGGAGATACCCACCGGAAATGTGGACCGGAATAATGATGGCGATTCCGACAGCAGCGCAATCTCCGGAGCATTGGGGGCTCTGGCAGGAAAATTGCTTGATACCTTTCAATTTCAGGTAATGATTACCACCGGGGGAGATACTTCTCTGGGGGTGTGTCAGCAATTGGGGATAAAGGGGATTCAGCCTTTGGCGGAAATATGTCCCGGCATTCCCATCGGCAGAATTACCGGCGGTACCTATGACGGCCGATTCATTATTACAAAAAGCGGGCGCTTTGGAAACAGCGGATCCCTTTTGGAAATAATGAGCTATCTCAACATTATCAGGAGGAGTGATGAGTAA